Proteins encoded within one genomic window of Actinoplanes octamycinicus:
- a CDS encoding peptidase inhibitor family I36 protein: MNRTLRPRTVRRAALATVLTLTASLAGVLAGTPAQAAESCHASGYACLYEHNDFHGFQDDFRADRVLPSRWDNKMSSFRNRTTCAVRLYDSARGTGRYVTVAAGREVRSLGNTFGSFWNDRVSFLDFCP; encoded by the coding sequence ATGAACCGAACTCTGAGGCCACGAACGGTGCGCCGGGCGGCACTGGCGACGGTGCTGACGCTGACCGCGAGCCTGGCCGGCGTGCTGGCCGGCACGCCGGCGCAGGCTGCCGAGAGCTGCCACGCGTCCGGATACGCCTGCCTCTACGAGCACAACGACTTCCACGGCTTCCAGGACGACTTCCGGGCCGACCGGGTCTTGCCCAGCCGATGGGACAACAAGATGAGCTCGTTCCGCAACCGGACCACCTGCGCGGTCCGGCTCTACGACTCGGCGCGCGGCACCGGCCGGTACGTCACCGTCGCGGCCGGGCGGGAGGTGCGCAGTCTCGGCAACACGTTCGGATCGTTCTGGAACGACCGGGTCAGCTTCCTGGACTTCTGCCCGTGA
- a CDS encoding saccharopine dehydrogenase family protein, with translation MRVLLVGAGGVGTAITRIAARRPFFDEMVVADYDRDRAQAAVTSVGDPRFRAAEVDASDPAAVVALLRRTGCDVLLNATDPRFVVSLFQAAGEAGVTYLDMAMSLSQPHPSQPYEKPGVMLGDAQFARHEEWAAAGRLALVGMGVEPGLSDVFARYAADELFDEIDEIGVRDGANLTVDGYEFAPSFNIWTTIEECLNPPVVWEKGRGWFTTAPFSEPEVFDFPEGIGPVQCVNVEHEEVLLIPRWVAAKRVTFKYGLGEDFIRTLRTLHQIGLDKTDGVIVPGPNGPVTVSPRDVVAASLPDPATLGERMRGKTCAGTWVRGVKDGAPREVYLYHVVDNEWSMAEYGSQAVVWQTAINPVVALELVASGVWRGAGVLGPEAFPPRPFLDLLTAYGSPWAIREQSALAATVS, from the coding sequence ATGCGTGTCCTGCTGGTAGGAGCGGGCGGCGTCGGCACGGCGATCACCCGGATCGCGGCGCGGCGGCCGTTCTTCGACGAGATGGTGGTCGCCGACTACGACCGGGACCGGGCGCAGGCCGCGGTGACCTCGGTAGGGGACCCCCGGTTCCGGGCCGCGGAGGTGGACGCCTCCGACCCGGCCGCGGTCGTCGCGCTGCTCCGCCGGACCGGCTGTGACGTGCTGCTCAACGCCACCGACCCGCGGTTCGTGGTGTCGCTGTTCCAGGCGGCCGGCGAGGCCGGGGTGACCTATCTGGACATGGCGATGTCGCTGTCCCAGCCGCATCCGTCGCAGCCCTACGAGAAACCCGGCGTGATGCTGGGCGACGCCCAGTTCGCCCGGCACGAGGAGTGGGCCGCCGCCGGCCGGCTGGCGCTGGTCGGGATGGGCGTGGAGCCCGGGCTGTCCGACGTGTTCGCCCGGTACGCCGCCGACGAGCTGTTCGACGAGATCGACGAGATCGGTGTGCGGGACGGCGCGAACCTGACCGTCGACGGCTACGAGTTCGCCCCTTCGTTCAACATCTGGACCACCATCGAGGAGTGCCTGAACCCGCCGGTGGTCTGGGAGAAGGGTCGTGGCTGGTTCACCACGGCGCCGTTCAGCGAGCCCGAGGTGTTCGACTTCCCCGAGGGCATCGGTCCGGTGCAGTGCGTCAACGTGGAGCACGAGGAGGTGCTGCTGATCCCGCGCTGGGTGGCGGCGAAGCGGGTCACCTTCAAGTACGGGCTCGGCGAGGACTTCATCCGTACGCTGCGCACCCTGCACCAGATCGGCCTGGACAAAACCGACGGGGTGATCGTGCCCGGACCGAACGGCCCGGTCACCGTGTCCCCGCGCGACGTGGTGGCGGCCAGTCTGCCCGACCCGGCCACGCTCGGCGAACGGATGCGCGGCAAGACCTGCGCCGGCACCTGGGTGCGCGGGGTCAAGGACGGTGCGCCGCGCGAGGTCTACCTCTACCACGTGGTCGACAACGAGTGGTCGATGGCCGAGTACGGGTCGCAGGCCGTGGTCTGGCAGACCGCGATCAACCCGGTGGTGGCGCTGGAGCTGGTCGCCAGTGGCGTGTGGCGGGGCGCCGGCGTGCTCGGCCCGGAGGCGTTCCCGCCGCGGCCGTTCCTGGACCTGCTCACCGCGTACGGATCGCCGTGGGCCATCCGGGAGCAGTCCGCCCTCGCCGCGACCGTCTCCTGA
- a CDS encoding alpha/beta hydrolase yields the protein MAVIPHPKPLDLTGSVAATALVCLSLTPSLLPRTWLVQGLVSGLCAVTGYAVGWVPGRLIRSRRPGWAWPAFAAVAVPVLSVAVYQGWRWQQEIGLLIGVPGPAAVSWPLLLPVAGLVFALLVGAVRLVRHAAAALRRRERRQRTAAAMMALCTLGPAGVAAPSGTLDSLSTTLDRRVTGVVAPVEATRSGSPVSLVPWATLGREGRSFVTSGSSTPHGTPVIRVYAGLRSAPTTRDRARLAVAELERTGAFDRAVLCLVIPTGTGWIDEPTVQALEDEYDGDTAVAVIQYGALPSWLSLLAEPQRSADAAHDLLDEVHWAWSRRPAGSRPRLLLYGHSQGALAAQSPFGTAGDLLGEVDGALISGPPNASPLWAGLVAGRSRTSTEMAPELPGQPGVRFADEAADLNPAADPAVRPRLVFLQHATDPVVWWSTDLILRRPDWLHESRPDAVLPSVRWIPFVTFWQVSGDLVKALDVPAGYGHGYGDEARAAWRLITGAPAAESEVLRAR from the coding sequence ATGGCCGTCATCCCGCACCCGAAGCCCCTCGATCTGACCGGTTCCGTGGCCGCGACCGCACTCGTCTGCCTGTCGCTCACCCCGTCGCTGCTGCCCCGCACCTGGCTGGTGCAGGGGCTGGTCAGCGGCCTGTGCGCGGTGACCGGTTACGCCGTCGGCTGGGTGCCCGGCCGGCTGATCCGGTCACGCCGGCCGGGCTGGGCGTGGCCCGCCTTCGCCGCCGTCGCGGTTCCGGTGCTGTCGGTCGCGGTCTACCAGGGCTGGCGCTGGCAGCAGGAGATCGGCCTCCTGATCGGGGTGCCCGGGCCGGCCGCGGTGAGCTGGCCGCTGCTGCTGCCGGTCGCCGGCCTGGTGTTCGCCCTGCTGGTCGGCGCCGTCCGCCTGGTGCGGCACGCGGCGGCGGCGCTCCGGCGGCGGGAACGCCGGCAGCGGACCGCGGCCGCCATGATGGCGCTGTGCACGCTGGGACCGGCCGGGGTGGCGGCGCCCTCGGGCACCCTCGACTCGCTCTCCACCACGCTGGACCGCCGGGTCACCGGTGTCGTGGCGCCGGTCGAGGCGACCCGGTCGGGCAGCCCCGTCTCGCTCGTGCCGTGGGCCACGCTGGGCCGGGAGGGCCGGTCGTTCGTCACCAGCGGATCGTCCACTCCGCACGGCACGCCGGTGATCCGGGTCTACGCCGGGCTGCGCAGCGCGCCCACCACCCGGGACCGGGCCCGGCTCGCCGTCGCCGAGCTGGAACGCACCGGCGCCTTCGACCGCGCGGTGCTCTGCCTGGTCATCCCGACCGGCACCGGCTGGATCGACGAACCGACCGTGCAGGCCCTGGAGGACGAGTACGACGGCGACACCGCGGTCGCCGTCATCCAGTACGGCGCCCTGCCCAGCTGGCTGTCCCTGCTCGCCGAGCCGCAGCGGTCCGCGGACGCCGCGCACGACCTGCTCGACGAGGTGCACTGGGCCTGGTCGCGGCGGCCCGCCGGCAGCCGGCCCCGGCTGCTGCTCTACGGGCACAGCCAGGGCGCGCTGGCCGCCCAGTCCCCGTTCGGCACGGCCGGCGACCTGCTCGGCGAGGTGGACGGGGCGCTGATCAGCGGGCCGCCCAACGCCAGCCCGCTCTGGGCCGGACTGGTCGCCGGCCGCAGCCGGACCTCCACCGAGATGGCCCCGGAGCTGCCCGGCCAGCCCGGCGTCCGGTTCGCCGACGAGGCGGCCGACCTGAACCCCGCGGCCGACCCGGCGGTCCGGCCGCGCCTGGTCTTCCTCCAGCACGCCACCGACCCGGTCGTCTGGTGGTCGACGGACCTGATCCTGCGGCGGCCGGACTGGCTGCACGAGTCCCGCCCGGACGCGGTGCTGCCGTCGGTGCGCTGGATTCCGTTCGTCACCTTCTGGCAGGTCTCCGGCGACCTGGTGAAGGCCCTCGACGTCCCGGCCGGCTACGGCCACGGTTACGGCGACGAGGCCCGCGCCGCCTGGCGCCTGATCACCGGCGCGCCGGCGGCGGAGTCAGAGGTGCTCCGGGCACGCTGA
- a CDS encoding class I SAM-dependent methyltransferase, whose protein sequence is MPTLDANPLTPFVASSAVGYDGLRLVRPPFLPELRLHLADDAIVLQARLESQMGSGHTPFWTSAWAGGQALARYLLDHPDAVAGRRVLDVACGGAVAAIAAAKAGAAHVTANDIDPYALAAAAMNADANAVTLRLVEGDLLDSDAGDAEVVLVGDGLYDRELAARMLAFLLRVTARGARILVGDPGRGHLPDWWLPVLTSYRIAGLGAAQDAGITEVAVLGTAH, encoded by the coding sequence GTGCCGACGCTCGACGCCAACCCGCTGACCCCGTTCGTCGCCTCCAGCGCCGTCGGCTATGACGGCCTCCGGCTGGTCCGCCCACCCTTCCTGCCCGAGCTGCGGCTGCACCTGGCCGACGACGCCATCGTCCTGCAGGCCCGGCTGGAGTCGCAGATGGGCTCCGGGCACACCCCGTTCTGGACCAGCGCCTGGGCCGGCGGCCAGGCCCTGGCCCGCTACCTGCTGGACCACCCGGACGCGGTGGCCGGCCGGCGGGTGCTCGACGTGGCCTGCGGCGGCGCGGTGGCGGCGATCGCCGCGGCCAAGGCCGGCGCCGCCCACGTCACCGCGAACGACATCGATCCGTACGCGCTGGCCGCCGCCGCGATGAACGCCGACGCGAACGCGGTCACCCTACGCCTGGTCGAGGGCGACCTGCTCGACTCCGACGCCGGCGACGCCGAGGTGGTGCTGGTCGGCGACGGCCTCTACGACCGTGAGCTGGCCGCCCGGATGCTCGCCTTCCTGCTGCGGGTGACCGCCCGCGGCGCCCGGATCCTGGTCGGCGACCCGGGCCGCGGACACCTGCCGGACTGGTGGCTGCCGGTGCTGACCAGTTACCGGATCGCCGGCCT
- a CDS encoding TetR/AcrR family transcriptional regulator — translation MPKAVVSEGDRRRRRPTRSGTVLSETLIIDTALRLLREHGSAGLSARRLGLALDCDPSALYRYFRGMDDLTLAIGDTLIGQALAGWSPTGVWRDDLRALGLRFHRAYLAHPQAAVLTTSRVTGRANELAADEAVLGVLRRAGLPVPEAVRIYHAFIDQTLAFAALDAASLALPRAALRAEDEVWRSTYGRLPATTHPHVAEAAPLLASEMVESAYPAALDLLLDALAGRLAAGVTGPARAGSGAARGRARRS, via the coding sequence ATGCCGAAGGCCGTGGTCAGCGAGGGCGACCGGCGCCGCCGCCGGCCCACCCGCTCGGGCACCGTGCTGTCCGAGACACTGATCATCGACACCGCGTTACGCCTGCTCAGGGAGCACGGCAGCGCCGGTCTGAGCGCCCGCCGACTGGGTCTCGCGCTGGACTGCGACCCGAGCGCGCTGTACCGCTACTTCCGCGGCATGGACGACCTCACGCTGGCGATCGGCGACACCCTGATCGGGCAGGCGCTGGCCGGCTGGTCACCCACCGGGGTGTGGCGCGACGACCTGCGCGCGCTCGGCCTGCGCTTCCACCGGGCCTACCTGGCCCACCCGCAGGCCGCGGTGCTGACCACCAGCCGGGTCACCGGCCGGGCCAACGAGCTGGCCGCCGACGAGGCGGTGCTCGGGGTGCTGCGCCGGGCCGGCCTGCCGGTGCCCGAGGCGGTCCGGATCTACCACGCGTTCATCGACCAGACGCTGGCCTTCGCGGCGCTGGACGCCGCGTCGCTGGCCCTGCCCCGGGCGGCGCTGCGGGCCGAGGACGAGGTGTGGCGCTCGACGTACGGGCGGCTGCCGGCCACCACCCACCCGCACGTCGCCGAGGCCGCCCCGCTGCTCGCCAGCGAGATGGTGGAGAGCGCCTACCCGGCCGCCCTCGACCTGCTGCTGGACGCGCTCGCCGGCCGGCTCGCGGCCGGCGTCACGGGGCCGGCACGGGCCGGCAGCGGCGCAGCTCGGGGGCGGGCTCGCCGGTCCTGA
- a CDS encoding NAD(P)/FAD-dependent oxidoreductase, which produces MSHLVVGAGFVGVCVAYELARAGLPVEILDSAAGVPPATARSLAWFGAVSGGTWPPGSEDLLHLVLDDHRRLAAEVPGAAYRWTGSLDWPPPPVIAPGMRLVGRATVAAMEPHLWEPPDAAVHIPTDAGLDPLTAVPAILRAAQRLGAKYRPHTPYREEVVPPGATVIFAAGVATPELAGVDLPIGASPAFGMRFAGPPGLVRHIVSAPGLVVREARPGRYLLITRGDPDACLDRVREIFRVDGELRPLSAGTVLRAAPASGPLVGAVGPGRYVAVLHAGITFAPTVGRLLAAELRTGEPAPELRRCRPVPAP; this is translated from the coding sequence GTGAGTCACCTCGTGGTCGGCGCCGGCTTCGTCGGCGTCTGCGTCGCCTACGAGCTGGCCCGGGCCGGCCTGCCGGTGGAGATCCTGGACAGCGCGGCCGGGGTGCCGCCGGCCACCGCCCGCTCGCTCGCCTGGTTCGGCGCGGTCTCCGGCGGGACCTGGCCGCCCGGCTCCGAGGACCTGCTGCACCTGGTCCTCGACGATCACCGCCGGCTCGCCGCCGAGGTGCCCGGCGCGGCCTACCGCTGGACCGGCTCGCTGGACTGGCCACCACCGCCGGTGATCGCGCCCGGCATGCGGCTGGTCGGCCGGGCCACCGTCGCGGCGATGGAGCCGCACCTGTGGGAACCGCCGGACGCGGCGGTGCACATCCCGACCGACGCCGGGCTGGACCCGCTCACCGCGGTCCCGGCGATCCTGCGGGCGGCGCAGCGGCTCGGCGCGAAGTACCGGCCGCATACGCCGTACCGGGAGGAGGTCGTCCCTCCCGGCGCCACGGTGATCTTCGCGGCCGGGGTGGCGACTCCGGAACTGGCCGGGGTGGACCTGCCGATCGGGGCGTCGCCCGCCTTCGGGATGCGGTTCGCCGGCCCGCCCGGGCTGGTCCGGCACATCGTCTCGGCGCCCGGCCTGGTGGTGCGGGAGGCACGCCCCGGCCGCTACCTGCTGATCACCCGCGGGGATCCGGACGCCTGCCTGGACCGCGTCCGGGAAATCTTCCGGGTGGACGGCGAACTGCGGCCGCTCTCCGCCGGGACGGTGCTGCGGGCCGCGCCGGCCAGCGGACCGCTGGTCGGGGCGGTCGGACCGGGCCGTTACGTCGCGGTCCTGCACGCCGGGATCACCTTCGCGCCGACCGTGGGCCGGCTGCTCGCGGCCGAGCTCAGGACCGGCGAGCCCGCCCCCGAGCTGCGCCGCTGCCGGCCCGTGCCGGCCCCGTGA
- a CDS encoding acyl-CoA dehydrogenase family protein encodes MTTTNGKPADVSEKQARQVAEAARETEWRKPSFGKELFLGKFQLDLIDPWPTPPDSPEADDFLRKLDAYVRTELDGDRIEREARIPDEAFQELARLGAFGMKIDKEYGGLGLSNLHYCKALTLIGSVSASTAALLSAHQSIGVPQPLKLFGSAVQKQAFLPRLAGGEVSAFLLTEPDVGSDPARLGTVAEPVEGGYRLNGMKLWATNGTVATLLVVMARVPGKGITAFVVEGDSPGITVERRNAFLGLRGLENSVTRFHDVFVPEENVIGGLGKGLRIALTTLNTGRLSLPAMCVGAGKRALTIAREWSAERVQWGRAVGTHEAVAQKIAFIAATTYAMESMLDLCCLIADDARNDIRIEAALVKLFASEMGWRIADELIQIRGGRGYETAESLRARGERPAEAEQILRDMRINRIFEGSTEIMHLLIAREAVDAHLAVAGDIIDPEAALAAKARAGARAGGFYARWLPTLAVGKGQNPLQYGQFGPLAAHLRYVERASRKLARSTFYAMSRWQGKLERKQGFLGRIVDIGAELFAMSAACVRANASRQQAQLELADLFCRQARLRTEALFAALWDNTDTLDVKAAKRVLDGRYAFLEDGVVHPASDAAWVAPWQAGAATVEDVRRRIPPAQ; translated from the coding sequence ATGACCACGACGAACGGGAAACCGGCAGACGTCTCGGAGAAGCAGGCCCGGCAGGTCGCCGAGGCCGCCCGGGAGACCGAGTGGCGCAAACCCAGCTTCGGCAAGGAGCTGTTCCTCGGCAAGTTCCAGCTGGACCTGATCGACCCCTGGCCCACTCCCCCGGACAGTCCGGAGGCGGACGACTTCCTCCGCAAACTCGACGCCTACGTGCGCACCGAGCTCGACGGCGACCGGATCGAGCGGGAGGCGCGGATCCCCGACGAGGCGTTCCAGGAGCTGGCCCGGCTCGGCGCGTTCGGCATGAAGATCGACAAGGAGTACGGCGGGCTCGGCCTGTCCAACCTGCACTACTGCAAGGCGCTCACGCTGATCGGCTCGGTCAGCGCCTCGACGGCGGCACTGCTCTCCGCGCACCAGTCGATCGGGGTGCCGCAGCCGCTGAAACTGTTCGGTTCGGCCGTACAGAAACAGGCTTTCCTGCCCCGCCTGGCCGGCGGCGAGGTGTCGGCGTTCCTGCTCACCGAGCCGGACGTCGGTTCCGACCCGGCCCGGCTCGGGACGGTCGCCGAGCCGGTCGAGGGTGGTTACCGGCTCAACGGGATGAAGCTGTGGGCCACCAACGGCACGGTCGCCACGCTGCTGGTGGTGATGGCTCGGGTCCCGGGCAAGGGGATCACCGCGTTCGTGGTCGAGGGCGACTCGCCGGGGATCACCGTCGAGCGGCGCAACGCGTTCCTCGGCCTGCGCGGCCTGGAGAACAGCGTCACCCGCTTCCACGACGTCTTCGTGCCCGAGGAGAACGTGATCGGCGGCCTCGGCAAGGGCCTGCGGATCGCGCTGACCACGCTGAACACCGGTCGGCTGTCGCTGCCCGCGATGTGCGTCGGGGCCGGCAAACGGGCGCTGACCATCGCCCGCGAGTGGTCCGCGGAGCGGGTGCAGTGGGGCCGCGCGGTCGGCACCCACGAGGCGGTGGCCCAGAAGATCGCCTTCATCGCGGCGACCACCTACGCGATGGAGTCGATGCTCGACCTGTGCTGCCTGATCGCCGACGACGCGCGCAACGACATCCGGATCGAGGCCGCGCTGGTCAAGCTGTTCGCCAGCGAGATGGGCTGGCGGATCGCCGACGAGCTGATCCAGATCCGCGGCGGGCGCGGCTACGAGACCGCCGAGTCGCTGCGGGCCCGCGGCGAGCGCCCGGCCGAGGCCGAGCAGATCCTGCGGGACATGCGGATCAACCGGATCTTCGAGGGCTCCACCGAGATCATGCACCTGCTGATCGCCCGAGAGGCGGTCGACGCGCACCTCGCGGTGGCCGGCGACATCATCGACCCGGAGGCGGCGTTGGCCGCCAAGGCCCGCGCCGGGGCGCGAGCCGGCGGCTTCTACGCGCGGTGGCTGCCCACCCTCGCGGTCGGCAAGGGTCAGAATCCTTTGCAGTACGGCCAGTTCGGTCCGCTCGCGGCCCATCTGCGGTACGTCGAACGCGCCTCCCGCAAGCTGGCCCGGTCGACGTTCTACGCGATGTCCCGCTGGCAGGGCAAGCTGGAGCGCAAGCAGGGCTTCCTGGGCCGGATCGTGGACATCGGCGCGGAGCTGTTCGCCATGTCGGCGGCCTGCGTGCGGGCCAACGCCTCGCGGCAGCAGGCCCAGCTGGAGCTGGCCGACCTGTTCTGCAGGCAGGCCCGGCTGCGCACCGAGGCGCTCTTCGCCGCCCTCTGGGACAACACCGACACGCTCGATGTGAAAGCGGCGAAACGGGTGCTGGACGGGCGATACGCGTTCCTGGAGGACGGCGTGGTGCATCCGGCGTCGGACGCCGCGTGGGTGGCGCCGTGGCAGGCCGGCGCGGCCACCGTCGAGGACGTTCGCAGGCGCATTCCTCCTGCTCAGTGA
- a CDS encoding inositol-3-phosphate synthase — MIDRARVAVVGVGNNTSALVQGISYYRRTGSRVGISRPEVAGIGVGDVEVVAAFALSAGKVGRDLHEAIFAAPNNFPRIEAALDPSGVTVQRGLTGDDEIDRVAAAVRDAEVLLYSAPSGRPAIARSYAEVALAAGAAFVNTTSDPVARDPELLRRFEAAGLPLIGDDLTSQFGTSVVHHTLLRLLAERGLTLTSSYQVNLGGTEDFRNLVENPDTKHRSKVNALGSDQVQIAPLGFMPHLGSQKIAHLNLEARGWAGTEVSLDVRLKVHDPSGAAGVNIDLVRLAAGAARAGRGGYLAEAATMLKSPPGTAI; from the coding sequence ATGATCGATAGAGCACGTGTCGCGGTGGTCGGGGTCGGCAACAACACATCCGCGCTGGTCCAGGGCATCTCGTACTATCGGCGCACCGGGAGCCGGGTGGGCATCAGCCGGCCGGAGGTGGCCGGGATCGGGGTCGGCGACGTCGAAGTGGTGGCGGCCTTCGCGCTCTCCGCGGGCAAGGTCGGCCGGGACCTGCACGAGGCGATCTTCGCGGCGCCGAACAACTTCCCGCGGATCGAGGCCGCCCTGGACCCGTCCGGGGTCACCGTGCAGCGCGGGCTGACCGGCGACGACGAGATCGACCGGGTGGCCGCCGCGGTGCGGGACGCCGAGGTGCTGCTCTACTCGGCGCCGAGCGGCCGGCCGGCGATCGCCCGGTCGTACGCCGAGGTGGCCCTCGCGGCCGGCGCCGCCTTCGTGAACACCACGTCGGACCCGGTGGCCCGCGACCCGGAGCTGCTGCGGCGCTTCGAAGCGGCCGGGCTGCCGCTGATCGGCGACGACCTGACCAGCCAGTTCGGCACCTCGGTCGTGCACCACACGCTGCTGCGGCTGCTCGCCGAGCGCGGGCTCACGCTGACCAGCTCGTACCAGGTCAACCTGGGCGGCACCGAGGACTTCCGGAACCTGGTCGAGAACCCGGACACCAAGCACCGGTCCAAGGTGAACGCACTCGGCTCGGACCAGGTGCAGATCGCGCCGCTGGGGTTCATGCCGCACCTCGGCTCGCAGAAGATCGCGCACCTGAACCTGGAGGCGCGGGGCTGGGCCGGGACCGAGGTGAGCCTGGACGTCCGGCTGAAGGTGCACGACCCGAGCGGCGCCGCCGGCGTCAACATCGACCTGGTCCGGCTGGCCGCCGGGGCGGCACGCGCCGGCCGCGGCGGCTATCTTGCGGAGGCGGCCACGATGCTCAAGTCCCCGCCCGGTACCGCGATCTGA
- a CDS encoding class I SAM-dependent methyltransferase: MRRRNLADVFSRRYDEYFRDRSPIPFEIQTRDGAILPFGVTESAPARFRIVVRDDPGHDALATLDQLRVAVAYLGGHLDCEGDLGALLNMRRFFSDIHPIAFLGRWAPSLWHGRTDHDRRAISQHYDEDSDFFLTFLDTRHRCYTQGVFAGDDEVLEDAITRKLDIALDDIGVKPGDRVLEVGGGWGAFSEHAARRGIDVTTVTLAAESERFLTDLFAREHLPVTVVRQHILKYDSPEPYDAIVNMGVTEHLPDYRATLQTYARLLKPGGRVYLDALAMRRKHTASTFFKQYVYPGRSAPLLLHQYLRQVAHSPFDLLNVEDDRHNYYLTCRAWAQRLDARREEIVARWGEELYRRFRIFLWGSASGFDTRLVQAYRWTLQYNPISA; this comes from the coding sequence ATGAGGCGGCGAAATCTGGCCGACGTCTTCAGCCGGCGTTACGACGAATACTTCCGTGACCGCTCACCGATTCCCTTCGAGATCCAGACCCGGGACGGCGCCATCCTCCCGTTCGGCGTCACCGAGTCCGCCCCGGCCCGGTTCCGCATCGTGGTCCGCGACGACCCGGGCCACGATGCGCTGGCCACCCTCGACCAGCTGCGGGTCGCGGTGGCCTACCTGGGCGGCCACCTCGACTGCGAGGGTGACCTGGGCGCGTTGCTGAACATGCGCAGGTTCTTCTCCGACATCCACCCGATCGCGTTCCTCGGCCGCTGGGCGCCGTCGCTGTGGCACGGCCGCACCGACCACGACCGGCGGGCCATCTCCCAGCACTACGACGAGGACTCGGATTTCTTCCTGACCTTCCTCGACACCCGGCACCGCTGCTACACCCAGGGCGTCTTCGCCGGCGACGACGAGGTCCTGGAGGACGCGATCACCCGGAAACTCGACATCGCCCTGGACGACATCGGGGTGAAACCGGGCGACCGGGTCCTCGAGGTCGGCGGCGGCTGGGGCGCCTTCTCCGAGCACGCCGCCCGGCGCGGCATCGACGTGACCACGGTCACCCTGGCCGCCGAGTCGGAGAGATTCCTCACCGACCTGTTCGCCCGGGAGCACCTGCCGGTCACCGTGGTCCGGCAGCACATCCTGAAGTACGACTCGCCCGAGCCGTACGACGCGATCGTCAACATGGGCGTCACCGAGCACCTGCCGGACTACCGGGCCACCCTGCAGACCTACGCCCGGCTGCTCAAGCCCGGCGGCCGGGTCTACCTGGACGCGCTCGCGATGCGCCGCAAGCACACCGCGTCGACCTTCTTCAAGCAGTACGTCTACCCCGGCCGGTCCGCGCCGCTGCTGCTGCACCAGTACCTGCGGCAGGTCGCGCACTCGCCGTTCGACCTGCTCAACGTCGAGGACGACCGGCACAACTACTACCTCACCTGCCGGGCCTGGGCGCAGCGCCTGGACGCCCGCCGGGAGGAGATCGTGGCGCGCTGGGGCGAGGAACTCTACCGCCGCTTCCGGATCTTCCTGTGGGGGTCGGCGTCCGGTTTCGACACCCGGCTCGTGCAGGCCTACCGCTGGACGCTGCAGTACAACCCGATCTCCGCCTGA
- a CDS encoding YciI family protein produces the protein MFIVLLRFAENRGAAAQHMAGHQAWIRQGLEDGVFLLTGSIQPGLGGVVPAHGMDRAGAERRVAADPFVAERVVEAEIIEVAPGMADKRLDFLLS, from the coding sequence ATGTTCATCGTTCTGCTGCGGTTCGCCGAGAACCGGGGCGCCGCGGCCCAGCACATGGCCGGGCACCAGGCGTGGATCCGACAGGGTCTGGAGGACGGCGTGTTCCTGCTGACCGGCAGCATCCAGCCGGGGCTGGGCGGGGTGGTGCCGGCGCACGGCATGGACCGGGCCGGGGCGGAGCGGCGGGTCGCCGCCGACCCGTTCGTGGCCGAGCGGGTGGTCGAGGCGGAGATCATCGAGGTCGCGCCCGGGATGGCCGACAAGCGACTGGACTTCCTGCTGAGCTGA